The following coding sequences are from one Ruminococcus flavefaciens AE3010 window:
- a CDS encoding FprA family A-type flavoprotein yields the protein MNNITNDIYYIGVNDHDIDLFEGQYDVPNGMAYNSYIIVDEKTAIFDTVDGNFTDQWLDNITEVLADRKPDYLIVQHMEPDHSANIKKFLEKYPETTIVGNSKTFTMIDNFFEGLTIANKLEVKEGEKLSLGRHELSFVFAPMVHWPEVMFTYDSTDKVLFSADAFGKFGALDAEEDWACEARRYYFGIVGKYGAQVQGVLKKAGALDIQTICPLHGPILKENLGYYLGLYNTWSSYGVESEGIFIAYTSVYGNTKKAAELLKEKLEAKGCPKVAIADLAREDMAESVEDAFRYGKLVIATTTYNADIFPFMKHFILDLTERNYQNRTIGIIENGSWAPLAAKTVKAMFEKSKNITFTDTTVSIKSAVKAANIAEIEALADELMK from the coding sequence ATGAATAACATAACTAACGACATTTACTATATCGGCGTAAACGACCATGATATCGACCTCTTTGAGGGACAGTACGACGTGCCCAACGGCATGGCTTATAATTCATATATCATCGTTGATGAAAAGACCGCAATATTCGATACAGTTGACGGAAACTTCACTGACCAGTGGCTTGACAATATAACAGAAGTTCTTGCAGACCGCAAGCCTGACTATCTTATAGTTCAGCACATGGAGCCCGACCACTCCGCAAATATCAAGAAGTTCCTTGAAAAGTACCCCGAGACAACTATCGTAGGCAACTCTAAGACATTCACTATGATTGATAACTTCTTCGAGGGACTCACAATTGCTAACAAGCTGGAAGTCAAGGAAGGGGAGAAGCTCTCACTCGGCAGGCACGAGCTCTCATTCGTGTTCGCTCCTATGGTACACTGGCCTGAGGTAATGTTCACATACGACAGCACAGACAAGGTGCTCTTCTCAGCAGACGCATTCGGCAAGTTCGGAGCTCTTGACGCTGAGGAGGACTGGGCTTGCGAGGCTCGCCGTTATTACTTCGGTATCGTAGGCAAGTACGGCGCACAGGTTCAGGGCGTTCTCAAAAAAGCAGGAGCACTTGATATACAGACTATTTGTCCGCTCCACGGACCCATACTCAAAGAGAACCTGGGCTACTATCTTGGACTTTACAACACATGGTCAAGCTACGGCGTAGAGTCCGAGGGCATATTCATTGCTTACACATCTGTTTACGGCAATACCAAGAAGGCTGCGGAGCTTCTGAAAGAAAAGCTTGAAGCAAAGGGCTGCCCAAAGGTAGCTATTGCAGACCTTGCAAGAGAGGATATGGCTGAGTCCGTTGAGGATGCATTCCGCTACGGAAAGCTTGTTATCGCTACAACTACCTATAACGCTGATATTTTCCCGTTCATGAAGCACTTCATTCTCGACCTTACCGAGAGAAACTACCAGAATCGCACTATCGGCATCATTGAGAACGGAAGCTGGGCTCCTCTTGCTGCAAAGACCGTTAAGGCAATGTTTGAGAAGTCCAAGAACATCACATTCACAGATACTACGGTATCTATCAAG